The genomic segment TACACATAGGAGTTGCGGCATCGTAATTGGCGTGCGGATGCAAAGGCTGTGCCGTACACTCGCggttcgtgtgtgcgtgtatgggcATTTGATCCTGTTTGTGTCGGTGTTGCCGTTAGGCGCTCCTTAATCCTCGCCCAACGTAAGAAGGTACCTTAAATTGGCCATGAAGCTTTTCTACAGTAAAAAAGAGGCAGGCAACGGCGTTCCTTGATGGGGTACAACGCTAAACTGTTCTTGCGCAGCGTACGGAGCCGCAGGTCTGAGTTGTCTCCTTTCGCAAAGCTTTCACATCTGTATACGTGTAGTGGTGTTCTACCTACAGCGAGTCGTTTGAAAGACGAAAAACATCGTCACGCATCACCGAACCCAGGGCTTCTGTCCCTTCGTCTCACAGAGGGGCTGGCTCTCTCCCCAAATAAGCGCAGGAGGTCGCAGGgtagatgtgtgtgtgtgtgtgtgtgtgtagcacCAGTAGGTAGAtggggagaaagaggcactTTCAGACGAGTTGCTGTACAGGACCACTGTTCTCCCCTCACTGTGTTTCATCGTCATCTCTCCAGCCCTCTTTGCCCCCATATGCACGTACTAACAGGCGCACACGTTTgtgtttccctcctcctttgctaTCGTTCCCTTTGCACTATTTTGCCTCTTCAGCCTGCTCTCCTGCTCCACCGAGGCGTTACCACCTCGGGTTGCTCCTCCACAGACAGACCGCACAGTGCACAAAAGGAGGTAGTGATTCTTCTAGGGTGACTCTTCCACTCTCCACCACAACAACGGCTGATCATGCAAATGCGGTCGTCTTGCATCAtcagtgcgctgctgcgcacatTAATCGCGCATTACTCATCCTCGCCCACCTACACCGCAGCACGCCTCTACACCTCCAACTTTGGCAAGGCTAAAGCAGACGCCGATCTACTGGACACCGAGCAACCCTCTGTCGATTCGGACGTGGCGTCAATGTGGCCGTTATCTTCCACCACCCCGTCGCAGCCGTCGCAGCGATACAGACGGCGCTCTTCTGACCCGCAAACACCGCGGGAAAGGGCCGACTTTCGGCGCGACCACAAGTACGCAAAGCATCGCCCCCTCCCAGATGCcccgtggcggcagctgaaGACGAAAACGTATCTCGACGACGCGGAACGTCTATATGGCCGCAAAGAGACTTGGCACACCGTTGAGGACGCTGCTCTTCGGGAAAAGCTGGTTGCAATTCTGCAGGATTATCTGCGTGACACccttgcagctgcgcgcctgGAGTCCAAGGACGCCCGCAAGTAcgcctttctctgctctACTGCAGCGAGACACTACCGCGCTCACGTATCTTCCGGGGCCTTTGGCCTTCCAGAAGGCTTGCAGGAGTGGGCACGGAAGGTGCTAGCCAGGCgtgcctccaccaccaccacaaaaTCATCCACTGCACTGTCGACGTCTCTTGACGTGCACGAAGGTAACGCGGATGCGGACGAGAAATTGCGAGAAACTGGCGTCGCTTCCACACCATGgcatgcagcggcggcagacAAACACCACGGCAACTCTGCTTCTTCCTTCCACTCCGAGGAGGAACATGCTGCTGCCCAGTTTCGTGAGGCGCGTCAGCGTCGCGGTGCCGAGGCAAACCTAGCACACACCGTTGCCATGGCAGACTTGCCAGATGCTGACAGTCGGCATTCGCCCCACtctgcctttccttttctccggcagcgcgcgctggagAACGAAGCCACGCTTGATCCGTCCTTGGTGGACTGGACGGCCAAGTACTTCGCTGAGGATGATGCTAGAACGTTCGCAGAGCCGCCACGGCTTCGTGCGGGCATGGTGCAGAGCGAGGAAGGTAGTGTGTCCGATTATGAAGCAACCGAAGGCGGCCctaaggagagaggcgcctcGCCTCTTGGGATACTTGGTGCCACCAAAGACAGGCGACCATCAGACTTtgcgccgccggcgtcaACTGTGGCTCACCGCCCTGTCTCTCTGCACGCGCGGCACCGTCTGCAGCGCACCTTGCGTGACCACGAGAACCGTCATCGCGCCACCTTCGATGCTGAGGGTATCTACTACAAGGTTCGCCGACAAAGTGATGTAGAGGAGTGTGCGCCgaagccgcagcaggtgAAAGCCTCTGACCTGGAGGCGTCCGGCAGGCGGCCAGATGTGGTGAAGGTGCCGTGGAGCGTGGCAGCCAAAGCGAAGGCACAGGGATACTCGAGTGACACGCTACGGGCGAAGGAGCGACTGATTCGACTCACCCGTGGTGAAGACCCCGAAACAATTCCATAGGACCGAACCACTGAGATGATCAGAGgagcggaagagaagaaaggacGAGTGGGAAAGGGCGccgctttccttcttttgttttgccctcttctctcaaCAACGCCTCCATCCAACATCGCCTTGCTCTCCTTCATGTGAGGCCCCCAAAACTCACAGACACTGCCTTGAGGGGACTCTGATCCATTTGACCCAACGGAGAAAAGACACATTCCTGAATGTGAGAGCCCTGAGCCTGTTTAGCCTCCTCATCTGTGTTAAAGCCTGACACTTGTCgggtgtgcgcatgtgtgggaacagccgagagagagagagagcacgtgtgtgcgagaGGTTATTTTCTGGAGAAGTCTTACATGTTTGGAGTCACACAAACGCAACACACAcgaataataataataataaagTCGGCAGGAGAGCtaaaggcaaaaaaaaagacatgCATTTTTGTCTTTTGGAGGGGGCATGGGGAAAAGAACAAAATGAATGGGTCTGACGCTGGAGCCTCACCCAAACGCCAGCACGGAGGATGTATGGCGTGCCACCCAACACCCTTTGACCCGAACGTGTTGTACCTGTGCGAGTTGGCGACgtgtgcccctctcttcgccCCACGTTCTCAATGGACCTCGTCGGAGCTGAGCACACTACTTATCTTCTCCTCCGCATCAGCCTGCTCCGTACAGAGTAGGACAAATGTGGGGTGTGATGCACACATTGCGCACACTGATGAACACGGCGTCGAAGACTGCGCTATATCACTTGATTTCTCCctgcttccccctctttaCTTCTTGTGTTGCCTCCACAATCTCTCCGTGCGGCGAAAGACGATAGAGGCATCCTCCCACTCTACACCGACAATAGCGACGCTGCGCGGATCGCTTTGTCGAGGACCCGGGTGCGTTAGAAAAGGGGCACTTACTAAAGGGAAAACGTTGTGGTACTGGCGCGCGTGGCGAGGTACCACTGAAAGTGAAGGTGTCGCGTTATGATTTCTTGGACGAGGCGCAACCACGCGCGTTGTGCGAGCCTTCTTCGGTACagaggggaggtggcgcaCTTTTCCTCGGATACCCAGACTGGGCTGGTTCGCCTCGTCACACGACTCTGCGCTAACACTGCAGCTACCTTGAGTGGCATCAGCGTTGCCGCGATGAGGGACGAAGAGGTCAAGCTGCAGAGTCAAGCAGCGTGCGGCGCGCAATGCGTGGCCTTCTCCTCCAAGCAGGTTTTTGTTCCTGCAACGCCTCTGAATGCGGATACGGTGCAGGACGAGGACGCCTTGGAAGCGACGGCGGAGTGCATTTTTCCCTGCTACATCTCATGCGGGTGCCCAGTACTTGTGCAAATATTGCCTGGACACCAATACTCAAATCTCTCTGAGGCCGAGGAGAAGTCGGTGAGTTGCGCGCCATCTTCGATGCAGGTGAGGCGCCTCTACATGCTCACTCCTGCTGGCAGCAAACACGGTATCCACGATCCCCAGCGGACTTCCTACTACACGCGCCTACCCGATGCCACTTTTCAGTGTTGGCAGAAGCATAACAAAGTCATTGACAGTGTTTTGGATGCAGGCAAGGAGTGCCTTACCTCACCCCTTCACAAGCGCTTTACGGGACTCTCCAGCCTTGACGTCGAGGTtctggagctgctgaaccTGACCAAGACTCTTGGGTGTGTcaccgacggcagcggcgccgcttctgtGAACTCTACTCGCAACACGTCTAGTTAAGCAGCACCtaggagaggggaggtgcaTCCCGAGTCAACGATGTGCGCCCCAAcccctcgtgtgtgtgtgtgtgtctgcatcGAAAGGGCGACAAGAAAAACCGAGTAGGAAAGCTAACGCTGTGGTCAGAGGTGAGCAAGTGGGACTCTTCCCTTGCATGGATTCTGCTCCCCACGCGGTGTTTTCGGGCTCTTTTTTAAAATTGTGAGTTCCACTCTTCagtttcctccctccccccttgtGTAGAATCGTAACTTCTGCTACTGTTACTGCTGCGTGGCTGCACAGAGGATGTTTGGCATAGCGAGTAAATCGACAACGATACACGAAACAATGCGACCCACTTGTTGCTTACAGTGAGAggtagggagagaggtgggaaaAAACAAGTAGCTTAGCTGCATGCACATTGGTGTAtccgccttctcttcccctctaTCCAGTGctgtctcctctctttccttgaTTCCTTGTGAAGTGTGAGGTATCAGCGCGCCTCGGGGCTCTATGAGGGTGCTGAATGGGCATCGAGAGGGAGGTTATGCTTGAGTGGATGTGGAGAAGTGCAGAagatgatggaggagggcgaaggTGGGGTGTATaagaaggggaggagtaGTGCAGCAACATAGTGGCGTGCGCTGTTGGgattttttttcctttttttttctgtcgaCTCTGTCCCTCCATCCCTTTCTTCCCAACTCTTGCCATTCCTCTTCGCATTGCCACTCCTCGGTATGCACTCAAGTAcatcccccctctttgttttccctaTGTACTTCCTTCATGCCGCTGCTCTAACTCGGTGCGCACCAATGCTGAGGATCAGCACATGTGCAATCGTCGTTAATGTCATCTCTTTTCTCTATGTTCTTCCTTTGCGTTTCGCTCTTCAattcctttttctttcttcctgCATACACACTTCCCGCCCTTCGTCGTTGCTTACCTCACGAATGTGTATCACTCACAGCATCGCGCTGCCACCATATAGCATTGCACCTCTTTGTGTCTttgtttcccctccccttcttctctgtcacCGACTCCCCACAAATATCTACCCACTCGGAGAACAAGGAAACAACCACTGCAACACCATTACCATCGTaggccccctcccccttcgcctttcttcgtttttttttttcggtgaTTCCCAGCAACCATGTTCCGTGTTTCCTCTGTGCACCGCATTGCACCGtcactggcgctgctgaacacCGGCAAGGTCGTCTCGTGGATGAGTGGCCGCGGCTTTGGGTTCATCGAGGACAATGCGGACAAGAAGCAGCACTTTGTTcacttctctgctctccagACGGAGACAGGCGGCTACCGCGCGCTCGCGGTCGATCAGGAAGTTGAGTTCGAGGTGGCCTCGCAGGATGGCCGCACTCGCGCTGAGAACGTTACCGCCCCTGGCGGCGCCAAGCTCCCCTCTGGTCCCCGCCCACCGGATGGTGCCCCCAGTGGTCGTGGTGGCTTCAGCGGTGGCCGCGGTCGTGGCCGTGGTGGTCGCAACTATAACAGTCGCCAGgaccgcggcggcgatcGCGATGGCGGGCGTCAAAACAACAACTTCAGCGATGAATTCTAGGCTCttagaagagaaaaaaaaacgacaacaagagaggacgagagagggCATTGGTACGTGTTGTCGTGTGCTGGGGTGGTGCAGAGGCCTCGCTGCACCTTTCTTCGCCAATTCTCTTCTTGTCGCTCATACTTTGTGTGTCTTTTCAGCTCCCTGAGATTCCAATATAAAAACAAAATGAAAGTCATCTTTCACAGCTAACATAgagtgtttgtgtgtgtgcgtgcttgaTGGCGGGGTACGCAACACACAGAAGAGGGTTACTGTCGTCGCAGATGGCATCTGTGTAGCGGGGAGCGGTGGGAAAGCTTCGGCGGGAGCTCAGTTGTGGCAGCAATGCATCTGAGCAGACAAGGGGagcagggaaaaaaaagcacagcTCGCTAAAGGCAATGAACGAAAGCAGCGAACAAGGTCGTCCCCTATGTAAAAGGGAAAGCAGTTCGCCTTGGCTACTTCTCTCGTCtacctttcccctcccccttcagaATCCTGTTTTCTCTGTGGgggcctcctcccctccccccctgccTGACTCGCTGTTCCTCttgcctccttctcttttttttccttcgcccATGACTTCCTATCACAGAGCGAGGGAAATTGGCATCcgaaag from the Leishmania panamensis strain MHOM/PA/94/PSC-1 chromosome 28 sequence genome contains:
- a CDS encoding hypothetical protein (TriTrypDB/GeneDB-style sysID: LpmP.28.0850), with translation MWPLSSTTPSQPSQRYRRRSSDPQTPRERADFRRDHKYAKHRPLPDAPWRQLKTKTYLDDAERLYGRKETWHTVEDAALREKLVAILQDYLRDTLAAARLESKDARKYAFLCSTAARHYRAHVSSGAFGLPEGLQEWARKVLARRASTTTTKSSTALSTSLDVHEGNADADEKLRETGVASTPWHAAAADKHHGNSASSFHSEEEHAAAQFREARQRRGAEANLAHTVAMADLPDADSRHSPHSAFPFLRQRALENEATLDPSLVDWTAKYFAEDDARTFAEPPRLRAGMVQSEEGSVSDYEATEGGPKERGASPLGILGATKDRRPSDFAPPASTVAHRPVSLHARHRLQRTLRDHENRHRATFDAEGIYYKVRRQSDVEECAPKPQQVKASDLEASGRRPDVVKVPWSVAAKAKAQGYSSDTLRAKERLIRLTRGEDPETIP
- a CDS encoding hypothetical protein (TriTrypDB/GeneDB-style sysID: LpmP.28.0860), which gives rise to MRDEEVKLQSQAACGAQCVAFSSKQVFVPATPLNADTVQDEDALEATAECIFPCYISCGCPVLVQILPGHQYSNLSEAEEKSVSCAPSSMQVRRLYMLTPAGSKHGIHDPQRTSYYTRLPDATFQCWQKHNKVIDSVLDAGKECLTSPLHKRFTGLSSLDVEVLELLNLTKTLGCVTDGSGAASVNSTRNTSS
- a CDS encoding RNA binding protein rbp16, putative (TriTrypDB/GeneDB-style sysID: LpmP.28.0870), which translates into the protein MFRVSSVHRIAPSLALLNTGKVVSWMSGRGFGFIEDNADKKQHFVHFSALQTETGGYRALAVDQEVEFEVASQDGRTRAENVTAPGGAKLPSGPRPPDGAPSGRGGFSGGRGRGRGGRNYNSRQDRGGDRDGGRQNNNFSDEF